GGGGGCCAACATCGCCCGCCAGGCGCTGCTCGCCGCGGGCTGGCCCATCACCGTACCGGGCTTCAGCCTCAACCGCTTCTGTGGCTCCGGCCTGCAGGCGCTGTCGCTGGCCGCCATGGGCGTGGCGTCCGGTGCGCAGCACCTCGTCGTGTCCGGCGGCGTCGAGCAGATGAGCCGGCTGGGGCTGGGCGCGGACGGCGGCGGCACGGATGGTGGCAACACCCGCCTGCGGCGCCGCTTCCACCAGGTGCCCCAGGGTATCTGCGCGGACCTCATCGCCACCCTGGAGGGCTTCACCCGCGAGGAGCTGGACGCGTTCGGCCTGCGCTCACAGCAGCTCGCGGCCCGGGCCCAGGCGGAGGGGCACTTCAAGCGGAGCCTCTTCGACGTGAAGCACCCGGACACCGGTGAGGTGCTCCTCTCGGTGGACGATGCTCCGCGCGCGGACACCACCCGCGAGAAGCTGGCCGCGCTCTCCGCGTCCTTCACGTCGGTGGGCGCGCAGCCCGCGGAGCCCGGAGGCGAGACGCTCGACGCGCTGGCGCTGCGCGCGTACCCGAGGGCCGGTGCGGTGCGTCACCTCCACACGGCGGGGACGTCCAGCGGCATCGTGGATGGCGCGGCGGCGGTGCTCGTGGCGTCCCGCGACTACGTGCGGGCGCACGGGCTGAAGCCCCGCGCCCGCGTGCGGGCCGTGTCGGCCGTGGGCAGCGACCCGGTGCTGATGCTGACCGGACCGGCTCCCGCCGCCGCCAAGGCCCTCAAGGCCGCGGGCCTGACGGCGCGAGACGTGGACCTGTGGGAAATCAACGAGGCCTTCGCGGCCGTGGTGCTGCAGACGACGCGCGCGCTGGAGGTGGACCCGGAGCGCGTCAATGTCAACGGCGGCGCCATCGCCCTGGGCCACCCGCTGGGCGCCACCGGCAGCATGCTGGTGGGCACCGCCCTGGATGAGCTGGAGCGGCGCGGGGGGAACATCGCCCTCGTCGCCCTGTGCACCAGTGGCGGGCAGGCCGTGGCCGCAGTGCTGGAACGCTTGTAACTTGAGTTGTACTGGTATTCGGGTAGCATTCACCGCGAGTGCGTGTTATCAATCCCCAGCGTGAATTTCTCACGCTGTTCAAAAGGGGAGTAACACATGCAGATCAAGACCAAGGTTCGTGGCGGTCCTCGCGGCTGTGGCGGTGTCCTCGTTCCCTACCCCGGCCCCATCTACGGCGGCGGCGGGATTGATGTGGTCCAGCAGGCGAACTAGTCGCGAGTAGCGGCGTCCTCGCCGCAAGGCCGCCAGCGGGCACGAACTGCCGGCTGGCGGCTGCTTTCTGTCTCGCCATTCTTCTCCGCTCATCCACCGCGAGGTCCGTGTAGAACCCTGCTGCCCGTTGCATGGGCCGGGCATCACGGGCGCCTGGAGGATGATGGCTCATGATTGAGCAGGCATTGAGGGCGCGGTGCGTCCGCGGGGTGGCGTTGCTGTGTCTGCTGGCCGCGTGTGGCGGGCGCTACGACGACGAGCCACGGGGGACGGGCAAGCAGCACCAGCTCTACGTCCGGGCTCCGCTCGCGCCGGTGGCCATGGGCCTGCGGACGCTGTTCCTCATCGACGACGTGCGGACCTGGCCGGAAGACGCCGCCCCAGAAGGCGCGGAGCGCGTCGAGCGGTGGGACTTCGCGGGGACGGAGCTGGAGGTGGACGCTCCCCAGGGGATGGACCTCGAGGTCACCCGGCAGGACTACCCGGAAGGCCGCCTGACGAGTCGCTACAGGCTGAACGTGCTCTGCGCCGCGGAGCCGGACGTGCCCCATGAGGTGCGGGTCCGCGTGCGGGTGCCAGGCGGCGCCATCCGCTATGAGGACCGCTTCGACGTCACCTGTCACGAGCCCACGCGCCTGGAGCTGCGCCGGGTGGAGCACCCGTATGCCGAGCCCTCGCCGCCCGGCGTGGGGCGCTACTTCGCGGGGGGCGCCCTGGAGGCCGACGTCCTGCTGTTCGCCGGCGCGCTGCAGCTCGGTGGAGACGGGCTCCAGGTCATTGACCGCCGGGGCATCCTGCGGATGGCGGGCCGCATGAGCTTCGGCAGCCGTGAGGGCGGGAGCTTCTTCGAGGTCCTCACCGAGGGGCAGGGGCCGGAGCTCGTCTACCGGAACGCCGTGCTGAAGCTGCCCATGGAGGCGGTGCGGGACGATGCCTGGACGCTCGAGCTGGGCGAGTGGCAGGCGCCGCTGGAAGCCGGTGGCCCGCGCACGCTCGATGCGTTCGCACGGGGCTCGGACGGCTCGACGTTGCGCGGCCTGCTGCGCTGCACCTGGAACTTCGGCGGTGAGGAGGCGAACCCGGGATGCCGGTTCGTCCAGCGCGGCTCGCGGGCGCCTCCGGAGATGTGTGTCTCGGCCCACGGGCGCGAGCGGTGCCGGCGCCAACCCTGAGCTGCTCGAACTGCCGGGTCAGGTCGCCACGGCCTTCGTCGGACATGGCGCCCGGCTCCAGGGGGGCTACCCGGCGGTGTCGCCGCAGTGGTTCACGCAGTTCGTGTGCCGGTCGAGGCCCGGCAGCGGACAGTGGTTTCGCTGTCGGTGCGGGTCCGTGCCGCTCAGCGTTCGAGGACGGCGAGTGACTCCGCGCGGGCGGTGGCGCGGAGCTGCTTCCGCAGGCGCGGGTCATCCGTCGTCCGCGCGAGCACCATGCCGCCGACGCAGAGGCTGACGATGAGGTGCGCCTTGCGCTCGGCGTCCCTGTCGCCCGGCGGGAAGGCCGCCCGGAAGACATGGGCCAGGTTCTCCACCACGGTGGTGTACGCGGCGCGGGGCTCCAGGCCGGCGCGTGCCACGTCCGAGGGGAGCGCGATGAGCGGGCAGTGCTTGTCGACGTCCCGCAGGATTTCATCCGAGAGGTACAGGTCGATGAGCTCGCGTGCGAGCTGGCGGGCCGAGGGGGCTGGCCCTGTGCGGCCCTCCTGGAGCTTCACGAACGGGTTGCAGGTCGTGAAGCTCCGCACCGCCTCGGCGTACAGCTCGTCCTTGCTGGCGAAGTGGTTGTAGAAGCCGCCGCGCGTCAAGCCCGCGCACTTCATCACGTCGTCGATGGAGACCTGGTCGAAGCCGTGGCGGTTGAACATGACCCTGGCGCTCTCGACGATTCTCGCGCGCGTGCGCGCCTTGTGTTCTGGGGTGTACGGCATGGCTGTCCTCCGTGCGGACCATCCTCGCGCGGGCTCAATCTATGTTCTTGAGCATATTTTGCACCGCGCCGACAGTCCGCCCACACACCGCTCACCGACCAGGAGATACCGGGACATGATTACCGTCAGCGCATTCAAGTGGGTGCCCCCGTTCGCGCAGGGCGTGGTGAGAGACCTCCGCGTACGGTGGGCACTCGAGGAGGCGGGCCTGCCGTACCGGGCGAGGCTCATCGACTCCGAGGTCCAGGCGTCCGCCGACTACCGCGCCCTCCAGCCGTTCGGGCAGGTGCCGGTGTTCG
Above is a window of Pyxidicoccus xibeiensis DNA encoding:
- a CDS encoding acetyl-CoA C-acyltransferase, with the translated sequence MEAFILDAVRTPRARAKPGKGALSGLHPQELLAQTLNQLPLRTGVDVSEVDDVVVGCVAQIDEQGANIARQALLAAGWPITVPGFSLNRFCGSGLQALSLAAMGVASGAQHLVVSGGVEQMSRLGLGADGGGTDGGNTRLRRRFHQVPQGICADLIATLEGFTREELDAFGLRSQQLAARAQAEGHFKRSLFDVKHPDTGEVLLSVDDAPRADTTREKLAALSASFTSVGAQPAEPGGETLDALALRAYPRAGAVRHLHTAGTSSGIVDGAAAVLVASRDYVRAHGLKPRARVRAVSAVGSDPVLMLTGPAPAAAKALKAAGLTARDVDLWEINEAFAAVVLQTTRALEVDPERVNVNGGAIALGHPLGATGSMLVGTALDELERRGGNIALVALCTSGGQAVAAVLERL
- a CDS encoding TetR/AcrR family transcriptional regulator; translation: MPYTPEHKARTRARIVESARVMFNRHGFDQVSIDDVMKCAGLTRGGFYNHFASKDELYAEAVRSFTTCNPFVKLQEGRTGPAPSARQLARELIDLYLSDEILRDVDKHCPLIALPSDVARAGLEPRAAYTTVVENLAHVFRAAFPPGDRDAERKAHLIVSLCVGGMVLARTTDDPRLRKQLRATARAESLAVLER